A genomic segment from Aridibaculum aurantiacum encodes:
- a CDS encoding bile acid:sodium symporter family protein has product MNRTSKPVRAFVWFSSLLVLLSVVLYITSLSGTISSKPALIALVCALYTGLLCFVAIRKYAFTATVILCASIAMIFPQAFIAWNGFSLSLLIVPLMQLIMFGMGTTLSPADFARIARSPLPVLVGLILQFSIMPVVGYILANLFGFEGEIAAGIILIGSCSGGVASNLMTFLAKGNVALSVTMTFFSTLVAPFATPYLMKVFAGAFVPIDPIKMMFSILNMIIVPLLAGLVAHELLYSKRKWMQEVFVLLGLAAAAVVLAVLALKNNLLFGPLANGIMMGSFLIALIIIIKLVMNNVLHKQGDWMDAVLPLISMAGICIIITIIIAQTHEVFTAVGISLLIAAIIHNAVGYTLGYSFPLWIGLLYRKMRKLSGFASNDRLIISEAERRTIAIEVGMQNGGMATGLAIDVLHSHVAALPANLFGTWMNISGSMLANYWQQKPVEDETADEGEKQPK; this is encoded by the coding sequence ATGAATAGAACTTCTAAACCTGTGCGGGCATTTGTATGGTTTTCGTCATTGCTTGTTCTCTTATCTGTAGTCTTATATATTACCAGCCTTTCCGGAACCATTTCTTCAAAGCCAGCACTAATTGCTTTGGTTTGTGCATTATATACCGGCCTTCTATGTTTTGTAGCTATTCGCAAATATGCTTTTACTGCTACGGTTATTCTTTGTGCAAGCATTGCTATGATATTTCCACAAGCATTCATTGCATGGAATGGCTTTAGCCTTTCGCTGCTCATTGTGCCGCTAATGCAGCTTATCATGTTTGGAATGGGCACCACGTTGAGCCCTGCTGATTTTGCACGAATTGCACGTTCACCCTTGCCAGTGCTGGTAGGATTGATACTACAGTTTTCTATCATGCCTGTCGTAGGTTATATACTTGCTAACCTGTTTGGATTTGAAGGAGAAATTGCTGCGGGGATCATTTTAATCGGTTCCTGCTCGGGAGGTGTAGCCTCCAACCTGATGACATTTTTGGCTAAAGGAAATGTAGCGTTATCAGTCACCATGACCTTCTTCTCTACATTGGTTGCTCCTTTTGCAACACCTTACCTGATGAAAGTTTTTGCAGGTGCTTTTGTACCTATTGATCCCATCAAAATGATGTTCTCCATTTTGAACATGATCATTGTGCCGCTGCTTGCGGGGCTGGTAGCTCATGAGCTACTGTACAGCAAAAGAAAGTGGATGCAAGAAGTTTTTGTATTACTTGGGCTGGCTGCGGCGGCAGTTGTACTGGCAGTACTTGCGCTAAAGAACAATCTATTGTTCGGTCCGCTTGCCAATGGTATCATGATGGGCAGCTTCCTTATCGCGCTTATCATAATCATTAAGCTGGTAATGAATAACGTGCTGCATAAGCAAGGCGATTGGATGGATGCAGTTCTGCCTCTTATTTCTATGGCTGGAATTTGTATCATTATCACCATCATCATTGCGCAGACACATGAGGTTTTTACGGCTGTAGGTATATCGTTGCTCATCGCAGCTATCATTCATAATGCTGTTGGTTATACATTAGGCTATAGCTTTCCACTTTGGATCGGGCTGCTGTATAGAAAAATGCGGAAGCTATCAGGTTTTGCAAGCAATGATAGACTGATAATAAGTGAAGCAGAAAGAAGAACAATAGCCATAGAAGTAGGTATGCAGAATGGCGGAATGGCTACAGGTTTGGCCATTGATGTACTGCATAGTCATGTGGCGGCGCTTCCTGCAAATCTTTTTGGTACATGGATGAATATTTCAGGATCAATGCTGGCTAATTATTGGCAGCAAAAGCCTGTAGAAGACGAGACTGCCGATGAAGGGGAGAAGCAACCCAAGTAA
- a CDS encoding alpha/beta fold hydrolase: MKTSVLERYNVTITGEGKQPMMFAHGLGCTQIMWRYIYPAFEKDYKIILFDYLGNGGSSSQSNYESIQDHANDVLEIIEALQLQEVIYVGHSISSMIGMLASIKSRGVFSKMIMVAPSPRYINDKDYVGGFDKHEIQEVLAVMKENMNNWAKMFMPQVVSGDNAAALSEELRASFCNTDNMVAYKFAEQAFNIDLRDQLHKHTTPTLILQGTNDIVVPERVGHYLKENLQNSTLVVMKAVGHYAHLSAPGETVELIQQYLQEN, translated from the coding sequence ATGAAAACAAGTGTACTAGAACGCTATAACGTTACAATAACCGGGGAAGGAAAGCAACCTATGATGTTTGCCCACGGCCTTGGCTGTACCCAGATCATGTGGCGCTATATCTATCCTGCTTTTGAAAAAGACTACAAGATCATTCTCTTCGATTACCTGGGCAATGGTGGAAGCAGCAGTCAATCAAACTATGAAAGCATACAAGATCATGCAAATGATGTATTGGAGATTATAGAGGCTCTACAGCTACAGGAGGTAATCTATGTTGGACACTCCATCAGCAGTATGATAGGAATGCTGGCATCAATTAAATCTCGAGGCGTGTTTAGCAAAATGATAATGGTAGCGCCCTCTCCACGCTATATCAACGACAAAGACTATGTAGGCGGCTTTGACAAACACGAGATACAGGAAGTGCTGGCGGTAATGAAAGAAAACATGAACAACTGGGCAAAGATGTTTATGCCACAGGTGGTGAGCGGAGATAATGCTGCAGCATTAAGCGAGGAACTTCGAGCCAGCTTTTGCAACACAGATAACATGGTAGCTTACAAATTTGCAGAGCAAGCATTTAATATTGATCTGCGGGACCAGCTACATAAGCATACTACGCCCACACTCATCCTGCAAGGAACCAATGACATAGTGGTGCCTGAGCGTGTGGGGCATTATCTAAAGGAGAATTTGCAAAACAGCACATTGGTAGTGATGAAGGCGGTTGGTCATTATGCACATTTATCTGCCCCTGGTGAAACGGTGGAGCTGATACAGCAATACTTACAAGAAAATTAG
- a CDS encoding DNA cytosine methyltransferase: MNFIDLFAGAGGLSEGFIRAGFTPIAHVEMDKAACYSLRTRTAYHYLKANNQYSIYVSYLRGEISREKLYKEIPDEVKSSIINLPVGPEHNETIHKTIKSLLGKQKVDLIIGGPPCQAYSLAGRSRSATKMEGDPRNYLFVEYANYLAFYKPKMFVFENVLGLKSAKRGFYLEQMEKLFLDRGYKMKLFTVEANNFGVLQRRRRVIIIGWKKDLNLEIPNLEEVKHQTKSTVADVLVDLPVLLAGAGIDKYQAYAGDTNQYLINNCIRNGIDVLTQHISRPHNQQDKKIYRIAIKKWKRSGERLNYNDLPDELKTHNNRTSFFDRFKVVADDLPYSQTVVAHIAKDGHYYIHPDIKQIRSLTVREAARLQSFPDDYYFEGVKPSDIKRKLSFNRTAAFKQIGNAVPPLMAYAIAKSIMKIL, translated from the coding sequence ATGAACTTCATAGACTTATTTGCAGGTGCCGGTGGATTATCCGAGGGCTTCATCCGGGCAGGATTTACCCCTATTGCACACGTTGAAATGGATAAAGCTGCTTGCTATTCCTTAAGAACCAGAACTGCCTACCATTACTTGAAGGCAAACAATCAGTACAGCATCTATGTATCCTATTTAAGGGGAGAGATAAGTCGAGAAAAATTGTATAAAGAAATCCCTGATGAAGTAAAGTCTTCAATAATTAATCTGCCAGTTGGGCCTGAGCATAATGAGACCATTCATAAAACAATAAAGAGCCTCCTCGGCAAGCAAAAAGTAGATTTAATTATAGGTGGACCTCCATGTCAGGCTTACTCACTGGCTGGTAGATCCAGATCTGCAACAAAGATGGAGGGTGATCCTCGAAACTATTTATTTGTAGAATACGCCAACTATCTAGCTTTTTATAAACCTAAAATGTTTGTATTTGAAAATGTTCTTGGGTTGAAGTCAGCCAAAAGAGGATTTTATCTTGAACAGATGGAGAAGCTGTTTTTAGATCGAGGTTATAAGATGAAACTGTTTACTGTTGAAGCAAACAATTTTGGTGTATTACAAAGAAGAAGGAGAGTAATTATTATTGGATGGAAGAAAGATTTAAATCTTGAGATACCAAATCTCGAAGAAGTAAAACACCAAACCAAATCCACCGTAGCTGATGTATTAGTTGATTTACCAGTTTTATTGGCAGGAGCTGGAATAGATAAATATCAGGCTTACGCAGGTGATACAAATCAATATTTAATAAACAATTGCATCAGAAATGGCATAGACGTACTGACCCAACATATCTCCCGTCCACATAACCAACAAGACAAAAAAATATATCGTATCGCTATAAAGAAGTGGAAAAGGAGCGGGGAGAGATTAAATTATAATGATCTACCTGATGAACTTAAAACCCATAACAATAGGACTTCTTTTTTTGATCGTTTCAAAGTAGTTGCCGATGACCTGCCTTATTCACAGACAGTTGTTGCCCATATAGCGAAAGACGGTCATTATTATATTCATCCTGATATCAAGCAAATCCGTTCATTGACAGTTAGAGAAGCAGCCAGGCTTCAATCGTTCCCGGATGATTATTATTTTGAAGGAGTGAAGCCAAGTGATATTAAAAGAAAACTATCTTTTAATAGAACTGCCGCATTCAAGCAGATAGGAAACGCAGTGCCGCCATTAATGGCTTATGCAATTGCGAAATCAATAATGAAGATTTTGTAG
- a CDS encoding lamin tail domain-containing protein, whose protein sequence is MKNVSTAALVAILILFHNSLKAQFTDNFSDGDFTSNPTWVGNTNDWMVNSSMQLQSNNTVANSTYYLSTANTLATAAQWDWFTRIEFNPSGPNSIDVYLTASASDLASNSTVGYFVRIGNTDDEIALYRKDAGGTITKIIDGANGILNSSASMMKIRVIRTANNQWSLLRDLSGTGTTYVSEGTVTDATYTTSSFFGILVRQSTASFFQKHFFDDFEVKAYVPDVTPPAIVSATAVSPNTIDVLFNEPVDLTTSQVAANYSANNGIGSPTTAVRDAANTSLVRLTFANNFPSGPVHTLTINNVQDLSGNAISNGTASFSFYIPKQFDIVIDELMPDPSPVVSLPNTEWVELKNTSGRAINLQGWRITTASATSGAMASYVLPADSFVVITSSTQVAAFAAYGRVLGVSSFPALPNEAGTVSLISREGATIHTVSYSDTWYQNAVKKEGGWTLEMIDTRNPCNGGNNWRASVDPRGGTPGAKNSIDAANPDQTSPSLVRAAATDNLTVVLTFSEPVDSARAATASNYTISDGVGTPVSALTIAPAFNRVQLRLATPLQTGRVYTITANNVADCSGNTISSFNTARVGLPSPIDSFSIVINEVLFNPPTNGVDYVEIYNRTNNVYDLKDLYINNRAGSTLALGTPRQVSTDNLLLFPGEYFVLSPSGEMVKQQFNALNPQNFVDVASFPSYPNDRGYVVLMNAQGIIVDELAYSNQWHYRLLDNEKGVALERIDFNRPTQDQNNWHSAASTSGFGTPSYQNSQYRADVTLQGEVTITPKTFSPDNDGYEDFTVINYRLTDPGYVANITIFDAAGRPVRLLAKNATLGLNGSFRWDGLNDKQARVPIGAYVVYTEVFNIDGKKRSFKNTVVVAARF, encoded by the coding sequence ATGAAAAATGTTTCGACTGCGGCACTGGTTGCTATTCTTATCCTATTTCATAATTCTTTGAAAGCGCAGTTTACTGACAACTTCAGCGATGGAGATTTTACCAGCAATCCTACCTGGGTGGGCAATACCAACGACTGGATGGTGAATTCTTCCATGCAACTTCAGAGTAACAATACCGTTGCAAACAGTACCTATTACTTAAGCACTGCCAATACATTGGCAACTGCTGCGCAATGGGATTGGTTCACCAGGATCGAATTCAATCCTTCGGGACCAAACTCTATTGATGTATACCTTACCGCCTCTGCAAGTGATCTTGCCAGCAATAGTACCGTAGGTTATTTTGTACGAATAGGAAATACCGATGATGAGATAGCATTGTACAGGAAAGATGCAGGAGGAACGATAACAAAGATCATTGATGGTGCAAATGGCATATTGAACAGTTCTGCCAGCATGATGAAAATACGGGTGATCAGAACAGCCAATAACCAGTGGAGTTTGCTACGTGATCTTTCCGGTACAGGTACTACCTATGTTTCAGAAGGAACAGTTACAGATGCTACATATACTACTTCTTCTTTTTTTGGAATACTGGTAAGGCAAAGCACCGCCAGCTTTTTTCAAAAACATTTTTTTGATGACTTTGAGGTAAAGGCTTACGTGCCTGATGTAACACCGCCGGCTATTGTTTCTGCCACGGCTGTTTCACCCAATACCATTGATGTTCTTTTCAATGAACCCGTTGATCTTACCACCTCACAAGTAGCAGCTAATTATTCTGCCAATAATGGTATAGGATCGCCCACAACAGCAGTACGCGATGCAGCTAATACTTCTTTGGTGCGGCTAACGTTTGCTAACAATTTTCCTTCAGGACCAGTACATACTCTTACAATAAACAATGTGCAGGATCTATCGGGCAATGCCATCAGCAACGGCACTGCCAGCTTTAGTTTTTACATACCTAAGCAGTTCGATATAGTGATAGATGAATTGATGCCTGATCCATCGCCTGTTGTATCGCTACCTAATACGGAGTGGGTAGAACTAAAGAACACCAGCGGAAGAGCCATCAACCTGCAAGGCTGGCGGATAACAACAGCCAGTGCTACAAGTGGCGCTATGGCTTCTTATGTATTACCTGCTGATAGTTTTGTTGTCATCACATCGTCCACACAGGTAGCAGCCTTTGCGGCTTATGGAAGAGTTTTGGGAGTTTCATCATTTCCTGCATTACCCAACGAGGCTGGAACAGTATCGCTTATATCTCGTGAAGGAGCAACCATACACACCGTTAGTTATTCTGACACATGGTACCAGAACGCGGTAAAAAAAGAAGGCGGATGGACGCTGGAAATGATTGACACCCGCAACCCGTGCAATGGCGGAAACAACTGGCGTGCAAGTGTAGACCCAAGAGGCGGCACACCGGGTGCAAAAAATTCAATTGATGCGGCTAACCCTGATCAAACATCTCCATCGTTAGTGCGTGCTGCAGCCACAGATAATCTTACGGTGGTACTTACTTTCAGCGAACCTGTAGATAGTGCTCGTGCTGCTACTGCTTCTAATTATACCATAAGCGATGGTGTAGGAACACCTGTTTCTGCATTAACCATTGCGCCTGCATTCAACCGTGTGCAACTGCGATTGGCAACACCTTTACAAACGGGCAGGGTATATACTATCACCGCTAATAATGTAGCTGATTGTAGCGGCAATACCATTTCTTCTTTCAATACAGCAAGAGTTGGACTGCCTAGTCCTATAGACAGCTTTAGCATTGTGATCAACGAGGTGCTGTTCAATCCACCAACAAATGGCGTGGATTACGTAGAGATATACAACCGCACCAACAATGTGTATGACCTGAAAGACCTTTACATCAACAACCGCGCTGGCTCTACTTTAGCTTTGGGTACACCACGACAAGTGTCTACAGATAACCTGCTGCTGTTTCCTGGTGAGTACTTTGTTTTATCGCCAAGTGGCGAAATGGTAAAACAACAATTCAATGCTTTGAACCCGCAGAACTTTGTTGACGTTGCTTCTTTTCCAAGCTATCCCAACGACAGGGGTTACGTGGTGCTGATGAATGCACAAGGCATCATAGTAGATGAACTCGCCTACAGCAATCAATGGCACTACAGGCTGCTGGATAATGAAAAAGGCGTTGCGCTAGAAAGGATCGATTTCAACAGGCCTACGCAGGACCAGAACAACTGGCATAGTGCGGCTTCTACCTCGGGTTTTGGAACGCCATCGTACCAGAACTCGCAGTACCGTGCTGATGTAACACTTCAAGGTGAAGTAACAATAACACCTAAAACATTTTCACCTGACAATGATGGATACGAAGATTTCACAGTGATCAACTATCGACTTACTGATCCTGGATATGTGGCTAACATCACCATTTTTGATGCTGCAGGCAGACCGGTGCGTTTATTGGCAAAAAATGCTACACTGGGATTGAATGGCAGCTTCCGGTGGGATGGATTGAATGATAAGCAGGCACGTGTACCAATAGGTGCTTACGTGGTGTATACAGAGGTGTTCAATATAGATGGAAAGAAACGTTCCTTCAAGAACACAGTGGTGGTAGCTGCAAGGTTCTAA
- a CDS encoding AAA family ATPase: protein MPLSPSSLNGYEFNSQAEKEIYVVAANSTYFNNTEKYLFHSLNMAKTGDKKIKGEIDFVYMDSECILFLEVKGGSVKFDSLKNQWYVQGGTEPGDPFRQAYNTLFYTRDTLLPDLFRGKSIPGRLVYGIGVLFPDTIKPDEFRKSTMGQMEFDPELIYDYSDHKKGGLIGFLQKVKRYWSAHPQYAGRSGLSQKELSTVSRYFRQDLHFRLPVSDLLKKGSEEAQRLTGMQMYILDNLKYNPGKGGVIMGGPGTGKTLLALELFKRALTDGRRTLLICFNKNLAEYLTQQGRNLVTEGNYFICHLHSLYRDRDFLQNPPGDISSNEEYWSRDLPLQFVRNLAETKKRSFDYLIIDEGQDILNEYHFEALGLLLKGGLESGNWAIFMDKEYQNIYNNDADEYFEYLRDVYPCFVSLLQLNCRNTLSTIKRASLQTGFPEMPCLRTDQTWNSEIKFYSSDTDLKNRVSETIIKLEAEGVERKDVTILCSEREQLISLVQSNPGRYVESAFPVSGKVIVSTIHAYKGLENRFILICSPEDYNPNDKKQMSLIYIANTRATAQSIFFINSRYHSVIANRIANSN, encoded by the coding sequence ATGCCCCTTAGTCCCTCTTCATTGAACGGATATGAATTCAACTCACAGGCTGAAAAAGAGATTTATGTGGTGGCCGCAAACAGCACTTATTTTAATAACACCGAAAAATATCTTTTTCATTCTCTGAACATGGCAAAAACAGGGGATAAGAAGATCAAAGGAGAGATAGACTTTGTGTACATGGACAGCGAATGCATCCTTTTTCTGGAAGTAAAAGGCGGATCAGTAAAATTCGACTCGCTCAAAAATCAGTGGTATGTTCAGGGAGGTACAGAGCCGGGTGATCCTTTCAGGCAGGCGTACAACACTTTATTTTATACGAGAGACACACTGCTGCCGGATTTGTTCCGGGGCAAATCCATCCCGGGACGGCTGGTATATGGTATCGGTGTCTTGTTCCCTGACACCATTAAACCCGATGAGTTCAGAAAATCAACAATGGGGCAAATGGAATTTGATCCGGAATTGATTTATGATTACAGTGATCATAAGAAAGGGGGTCTAATCGGTTTTCTTCAGAAAGTTAAACGATACTGGTCCGCTCATCCGCAATATGCTGGAAGATCAGGTCTAAGTCAGAAAGAACTAAGTACCGTCAGCCGTTACTTCCGGCAGGATCTTCATTTCCGGTTGCCCGTTTCTGATCTTTTGAAAAAAGGAAGCGAGGAAGCACAGCGCCTCACAGGAATGCAGATGTATATTCTGGATAACCTGAAATACAATCCGGGAAAGGGAGGCGTGATTATGGGAGGCCCAGGAACCGGCAAAACACTCCTCGCGCTGGAGCTTTTCAAAAGGGCACTTACAGATGGCAGGCGCACCCTGTTAATCTGTTTTAATAAAAATCTGGCGGAATACCTTACTCAGCAAGGCCGTAACCTTGTGACTGAAGGAAATTATTTTATCTGTCACCTTCATAGTTTATACAGGGACAGGGATTTTCTTCAAAACCCGCCGGGTGACATCAGCAGCAATGAGGAATACTGGTCCCGTGATTTGCCGCTTCAGTTTGTTCGGAACTTGGCAGAAACTAAAAAGCGGTCGTTCGATTACCTGATCATAGATGAGGGGCAGGATATATTGAATGAATATCATTTCGAAGCACTGGGACTTCTGTTGAAAGGCGGCCTAGAATCAGGTAACTGGGCAATTTTTATGGACAAAGAGTACCAGAACATTTACAACAATGATGCAGATGAATATTTTGAGTACTTGCGTGATGTGTATCCCTGCTTTGTCAGTCTGCTTCAATTGAACTGCAGGAATACGCTTTCCACAATCAAAAGGGCCTCACTGCAAACCGGTTTCCCTGAAATGCCCTGTCTTCGCACGGATCAAACCTGGAACAGTGAAATAAAGTTTTATTCTTCTGATACTGATCTGAAAAACAGGGTCAGTGAGACAATCATAAAACTGGAAGCTGAAGGAGTTGAACGAAAAGATGTAACAATTCTTTGTTCGGAAAGAGAGCAGCTTATATCTCTTGTACAATCCAATCCGGGCCGGTATGTTGAAAGTGCTTTTCCGGTTTCCGGTAAAGTAATTGTGTCAACCATTCATGCCTACAAGGGACTGGAAAACAGATTTATCCTTATCTGCAGTCCGGAAGATTATAATCCGAATGACAAAAAGCAGATGTCACTGATCTATATTGCCAATACACGGGCTACAGCGCAAAGCATTTTTTTTATCAACAGCCGGTATCATTCTGTTATCGCGAATCGTATCGCCAATTCAAACTAA
- a CDS encoding aspartate-semialdehyde dehydrogenase, protein MKVAVVGATGLVGTKMLQVLTERNFPVTELIPVASERSVGIEIEFKGEKYKVVSAADAIAAKPDVALFSAGGSTSLEWAPKFAEAGITVIDNSSAWRMDPTKKLVVPEVNADVLTEDDKIIANPNCSTIQMVVALQPLHKQYKIKRVVVSTYQSVTGTGVKAVQQLHNERKGVEGEMAYKYPIDLNVIPQIDVFMDNGYTKEEMKMVNETKKIMQDDTIRVTATTVRIPVIGGHSESVNVEFENDFELEEVKQLLASSPGIIVEDNTADQHYPMPLSAHEKDEVFVGRLRRDETQPNTLNMWIVSDNLRKGAATNAVQIAEYLMEKGILKNQE, encoded by the coding sequence ATGAAAGTTGCAGTAGTGGGCGCTACAGGCCTTGTAGGTACCAAAATGTTACAGGTACTTACAGAAAGAAATTTCCCGGTAACAGAATTAATACCTGTTGCTTCTGAAAGATCAGTGGGTATAGAAATAGAATTTAAAGGTGAAAAATACAAGGTTGTTTCCGCTGCCGATGCTATTGCTGCCAAACCAGACGTAGCCTTATTTTCTGCAGGCGGAAGTACCTCACTTGAGTGGGCGCCAAAATTTGCCGAAGCAGGAATAACTGTAATTGATAATTCCAGTGCATGGCGTATGGACCCAACCAAAAAATTAGTGGTACCCGAAGTAAATGCTGATGTACTAACAGAAGACGATAAAATAATTGCAAATCCTAATTGCTCTACCATACAAATGGTAGTGGCACTGCAACCACTGCATAAGCAATACAAAATAAAAAGAGTGGTAGTAAGCACTTACCAAAGTGTAACCGGTACGGGCGTAAAAGCTGTACAGCAGCTACATAATGAGCGTAAAGGTGTAGAAGGAGAAATGGCTTATAAATATCCTATTGACCTGAACGTAATTCCGCAGATAGATGTTTTCATGGATAATGGTTATACCAAAGAAGAAATGAAAATGGTGAACGAAACAAAAAAGATCATGCAGGATGATACAATTCGTGTTACCGCTACTACCGTTCGCATACCTGTCATTGGTGGCCATAGCGAAAGCGTGAATGTAGAATTTGAAAATGATTTTGAACTGGAAGAGGTAAAGCAATTGCTTGCATCATCGCCGGGAATAATTGTAGAAGATAATACTGCAGACCAGCATTATCCAATGCCTTTATCTGCACACGAAAAAGATGAAGTATTTGTAGGAAGATTGCGCAGAGATGAAACACAGCCTAATACCTTAAACATGTGGATTGTGAGCGATAACCTGCGTAAAGGTGCAGCAACAAATGCTGTACAAATAGCAGAGTATTTAATGGAAAAAGGAATTCTGAAAAACCAGGAATAA
- a CDS encoding flotillin family protein, producing MPETILILIAVVIAVLFLVVMALARRYKRCPSDKILVVFGKVGKGTEGNLTAKCIHGGAAFIMPLFQDYSFLDLTPMSIEVNLTKALSKQNIRVDVPSKFTVGISTEPGVMENAAERLLGLKAQDIHNLANDIILGQMRLVVAMMDIEEINNNRDKFLSNVASNVEAELKKIGLKLINVNITDIKDESGYIEALGKEAAAKAINEAKKSVAEQDLVGEVGRANAERSRDISIQETQRDRDVQIAETQRDRDTRIAMAVKDREVLLAAAKRDEQIGKVEAERDTRIKTASANAVAVEGENVSRIQIANSEADRREREAEALKRAMSAEKVQSAKAMEEAYNAERKTEEARAEKERASQTANIVVSAEIEKQKAILEAQAEAEKIREKAKGEADAIYSKLEAEARGMYEILTKQAEGLDRIVKAAGNNPKDAVLLLISDKLPELVKMQTEAIKNIKIDKVTVWENGGAGDGKSSTANFISGLYKSVPPLKDIFEMAGMDLPDYLGKAKLDKANPPLEVIETPTILS from the coding sequence ATGCCAGAAACAATTCTCATTTTAATTGCAGTAGTAATTGCTGTATTATTTCTTGTAGTGATGGCGCTTGCCAGGCGCTACAAACGTTGTCCTTCCGATAAGATACTTGTGGTATTCGGAAAAGTAGGTAAGGGAACTGAAGGTAACCTTACCGCTAAGTGTATACATGGTGGTGCGGCTTTCATCATGCCGTTGTTCCAGGATTATTCCTTCCTCGATCTTACTCCTATGAGTATAGAAGTAAACCTGACAAAGGCGCTGAGCAAGCAAAACATTCGTGTGGATGTGCCTTCTAAATTCACTGTTGGTATTTCTACCGAGCCTGGTGTAATGGAGAATGCAGCTGAACGCCTGTTGGGCCTGAAAGCGCAGGATATTCATAACCTGGCCAACGACATCATCTTAGGTCAGATGCGCCTGGTGGTTGCTATGATGGATATTGAAGAGATCAACAACAACCGCGATAAGTTTTTGAGCAATGTGGCTAGTAACGTAGAAGCAGAGCTTAAGAAGATCGGTTTGAAACTGATCAACGTAAACATCACCGACATCAAAGATGAAAGTGGTTATATAGAGGCGCTTGGTAAAGAGGCTGCTGCTAAGGCCATCAACGAGGCTAAGAAGAGCGTAGCAGAACAAGACCTGGTGGGTGAAGTAGGTAGAGCCAATGCAGAGCGCAGCCGCGACATCAGCATCCAGGAAACACAGCGCGACAGGGATGTGCAGATAGCCGAAACGCAGCGCGATCGTGATACACGTATAGCCATGGCTGTAAAAGACAGGGAAGTACTGTTGGCCGCAGCCAAGCGCGACGAGCAGATAGGTAAAGTAGAAGCTGAAAGAGATACGCGTATCAAAACTGCATCGGCAAATGCTGTAGCGGTAGAAGGTGAGAACGTATCGCGGATACAAATTGCCAACTCTGAGGCCGACAGGAGAGAAAGAGAAGCAGAAGCCCTAAAGCGTGCCATGTCTGCAGAAAAAGTGCAGTCAGCCAAGGCCATGGAAGAAGCCTACAATGCAGAGCGCAAAACTGAAGAGGCCCGTGCCGAAAAAGAAAGAGCATCGCAGACAGCCAACATTGTAGTAAGTGCTGAAATAGAAAAGCAAAAGGCAATACTGGAGGCACAAGCCGAAGCAGAAAAGATCCGCGAAAAAGCAAAAGGTGAAGCAGATGCTATCTACTCAAAACTGGAAGCGGAAGCACGTGGTATGTACGAGATACTTACCAAGCAGGCCGAAGGTTTGGATCGCATAGTGAAAGCTGCAGGCAACAATCCAAAAGATGCCGTGCTGCTGTTGATAAGCGACAAACTTCCTGAGTTGGTGAAGATGCAGACCGAGGCTATCAAGAACATCAAGATAGACAAGGTAACGGTTTGGGAGAATGGCGGAGCCGGCGACGGTAAAAGTTCTACCGCCAACTTCATTAGCGGGTTGTACAAATCAGTACCACCGCTAAAAGACATCTTCGAAATGGCGGGTATGGACCTGCCTGATTATTTAGGCAAAGCAAAGCTTGATAAAGCAAATCCACCACTAGAGGTAATTGAAACACCCACCATTTTATCGTAA
- a CDS encoding very short patch repair endonuclease has translation MIELELWYMADVHDKATRSKNMAAIRGKDTKPEMLVRRFLHKHGFRYRLHVKDLPGKPDIVLPKYKTVVDIHGCYFHRHPGCRYCTTPSQESSTNWKKKFSDTVRRDKRNKKALQDAGWKVLTVWECETKAGKLQKTLAKLPGKIVSSRK, from the coding sequence ATGATTGAACTGGAGCTTTGGTATATGGCAGATGTGCATGATAAAGCAACACGCAGTAAAAATATGGCTGCAATCAGGGGCAAGGATACAAAGCCCGAGATGCTGGTGCGTCGCTTTCTGCACAAGCACGGCTTCCGTTACCGGCTTCATGTCAAGGATCTGCCGGGTAAGCCTGATATTGTTTTGCCGAAGTATAAAACGGTAGTTGACATACATGGGTGTTATTTTCATCGGCATCCAGGCTGCAGGTATTGCACGACTCCATCACAAGAATCTAGTACAAATTGGAAAAAGAAGTTTTCGGATACCGTCAGAAGAGACAAGAGAAACAAAAAAGCTCTTCAAGATGCTGGATGGAAAGTACTCACAGTCTGGGAGTGTGAGACAAAAGCAGGGAAACTTCAAAAAACTCTTGCTAAATTGCCTGGCAAAATTGTATCTTCCAGGAAATGA